A segment of the Epinephelus fuscoguttatus linkage group LG23, E.fuscoguttatus.final_Chr_v1 genome:
AGAAGTCAGAAGTTGCTCTGACCTCAGAAATCCTGGTGAATCCAGCCAGCTTACTGGTATCCCAGGGCAACaggaagcaaacaaacaaaaaaaaaaaaaaacagctacgGTCCGTCCTGGGTTCTGTTCTACTGGCCAGTGCATGCAGGGACGAGGGGCGACGGGAGGCAGGGCTGAGGTGCCCGAGTCTGACTGTGGGTACATATATGTGCGTCCGTAAGCCAACAATCAAGATTGAGTGACTGCGAGTAAATCCAGAGGTCAGAATCCAGTCGACTGAATCTTGGGTTCTGCTGGACTTCCCTCTTTGCCTGGTTGGGTTCAAGAAAAAAGGGAGATATTATTTGGTGTAAAAAGCAACTCAAACTGATCGTCAGCCATTGTTTTAAGGTTTGAGATGCAATTTCAGGGTCCCCCTCACCGTCTCCTGAGCCACGATCCAAAGATGGTGTTCTAGAGACGGTTGCCGAGTGACACTGTTGGTCCTCTGACTCCTGATTGACAAAAGGCTCTCTGAGGGTTTTCAAAAGCTTGTGATGGGACTTTTCTATTTCCTGTAAAGGGGTGAAGATGCAGAAAATTACACAGGTAGAACAATGAGTGTAATTATACTAAAAGGTGAGAGGAGAAAGGGGGACTTTAAACTTAGACTAGTCGGAACTAGtcgaaaaattaaaaataaaagacgcTAAAATAGTCGAAATTGAGCACAATTGTGacaaaatgtgacactttctaatgtcacaatggagggacaactacgcaggttgataacagcgctgctcatcgtggactatattgctgtcattgttcattttagtcaaaccatacagtttgaaaacgaggcgcggctccaactagagaacaatgttttgatgcattggatgtgctgaagcCCCTCTCTCGTTTAACCTAGTAAGAAAACATGGAGTGGGCGTGAGCGTGTGTGAGGCTCAGACATACTTCCTGGAACAATGTCCGTTTGTACCAGTCACTCACACGCGGTTCCATATATTGATTCAGAGAGCCGCATGtgagtttgtgcatgtgtgtaaaagagaaagagactgCCAGGGAGAGCAGCTGATGATCAGAACCGCCGGTTAGTTTTGCATACTGAGCCAATCTCACCCGTTTCCCTCTTGATATCTTAATAATAAGCTTACCAACTAGTAATTCTGTTAACGACTAGCGAGGGTGGAAACGTTTAATCAACTAATCAAGTAATCACGCACATCCCTCGTCCTCTTCCTGTTGTAAACGTAGTGGGTTAAATACGATAATATCCTGCTGCTTAGAAATGTTTGAGCCAGTCTGTTGCttgttgtcgttgttgttgttttaatagAATGGACAAAACCTCTTCACCATGAAGGCATTAGTGGTgtcacaacagaaaaaaagacatatacCCTGTAGTATAatccatttgaaaaaaaaagtaacattcAAGTGTTATTCTACACTCacactcatttatttatgaCTCGATGATAAATGCTGCATTAGTTACAGTCCACTCTAAGGCTGCAGTGTTAGCTTCCCTTCCATGAAAGCTGATCCTAGTGATGGCTgaatgaggcctcatgaaccactgtctttattttctgaagccaccagatggcgctgtctgctcaacaaaggtttgaaagcacacttcattgccagtccttcagcctttatctttaaaccaagagcaccatctggtggggtcagaaaataaagaaagtcgttcatgaagcttcatttggccatcactactgatCCCTGCTGttagcttcattttttaaaaatttaacacATACAGCGCAGAAGGAAGGGTACTGCTAGCTGATCTAGCACTACTGAACTAGCTTAAGTAACAGCTCATCAGATAAGGACgccatttatgtttttgtgtgctgACAGGAGCACGAGTATCTTGGTTTCTGAGCAGTATCACAGTTTTGGTAGAAAGTAGACCTGTGCTGGTTTGGAAATTTTCCAACgggtttgatttaaagccaaatatctaaccgaACCGATATATCAAATTATATTCCTAATTTTACCACTAGGGGTCGCATTTGAACTacttttcccaataaaagcccattataggtgtaacacgcttccaatccactaggtggcagtaatgctgtattaaccgccaatacacacaaggttacacaagaagaagacgACGCAGAAGGACACCAAGGAACTTTCCTCcgactccgctctctcagtggagacacggcggttgagagggccgagtgagaggacgttcctgtcgTAGTTccagccccccaaatagtaccaggaacttcttcagtggaaatgggttactatggcaacaaactgaatgactgctgactccctCGCACTTTCCCCCGCCCCCAGTGAAATTTGATctcttgcagcagcagcagacagctgagcggAGCAGAGCTGTGGAGTCCCTCCgaagcctctgagacaaactaaacaaaacacttgtaggctcctccacttcatttataaacaaacttaaaccttattaagttgtcataatgcatgttacaatgcaagataagttgaatatagtcccttgacacGCCGCCGatgtgaaaagctttttttttcctcctccggTTTATCCGGTTGGCACAAGCCtattagaaagaaaatagttccgacatgaaactgctcacaacaaggtctgcggactatcttgagtaacagggtCCTGATTTCAACATTGgagagaagtcagacatctcTGCGGCCGATGTCTCTAAcattcggcaactcacaccaaaacaatctagcttgataaaaagcactacaggcaagtggacaaacatgcatttttgattttggggtgaacttgTCCCTTTAACACAAACTCACCTTCAGCTGCCGCAACTTGCTCGTTAACCCCTCAATCGTGAGGAAAATCTCATCTACATTTTTGATCACGTGGCTCTGGTGCCCAGCCTGTGACTGGCCGgtttcctcttcctgttccGGTTGCATAGCCTCTGATTGACTGGATTCTGGACCACAGGTGGGCGTTTCCTCCTCTGGCTGCGTCTGTGGTGATATCACTTCCTCCAGAGGTTGTGGGAAGTGGCTGGCGGTGGGGGTAGGAGGGTCATTGAGGTCATCAGTGGTGGTCTCTCCCTGCTCTGTAGGCATTACCAAGTAGAAAGTGTTCCCTAGAGTGCAGAAAGTGTGGGGGTGAGTCATTTCAGGGCAAAATCAACACTAGCTCTAAGATTGCAGATTATGTTCTTTATCTATTACCTTGATGAATATTATACATGGAAAAATACACATGTAGATGAAAGGATGCACAGCACTTCACCAGTTTATTCATCATTACCCTGCGTAGTGGCCTCGCCTCTCGGCTTGGACGACTGGTCGGAGGGGAGGGtgacatcagcagtgatgtcGTCAgggacagaggaagaagaagaaggaccCGCAACCACAGCTATAGCACAGAGGATAGACGTGtggaggtgtttgtgtgtgaaggaAAGAAGAGTGAAAAGGAGTGAGGATAGATGTCGATGTAGGAGCCAAGTGTAAGATCAGTGTGTTGTGAAAAGCAggcagacaaaaagaaaatgagaagatAAAGTGTGtgagaaacaaaataatgaatcaCAGAGTGCAGAGAAAACATGCAGAGGAAGGCTGCCACCAAGATTTTATCCAAACAACAGACGGAAAGCAGTCAGCTGAATTCACTTTTGGTTCAGTCAACGCCAAATTAGGTCTTTTAATTTGTAATTATCTGAGAATTGAATGAACTCAGAGTGCTCAGCCAGCACTGCCGAAGAATTTAAGATGATCATCTCAGAAAAGTTTCCTTCCTCTGATCCGTTACCTTTCCGTACGACCTGAATGCTGGGTTGCTCTGCTTCTGGGGGCGGGACCTCTTCAGGGTCTGCCTCCCATTCGTTGGTGCTGAAGTTGAGGACGGTCTCCAGAGACTCTGGCCGCTGTCTCTCAGTGAACGAGCTCCTTTCGTTTGCCGTCTCGTTGGTGGGCGTGTCGTCTGAGTCGTGGCTCCAACCGTCCTCTTCCAAATCTCGTAGTATGAGCTGCCTTAGTGTTTCAACTGTAGAggcaagaaaacaacaacaaaaataaataaacaaaaaaaggacaaactACAATTATcgccttgtggttgtatgcctccgcgcACCAGTCAAGCTGCACTTGCagttacattcatgtctgtaaaaacatggatgcttcacacacagaagacacAAAGAAGATCAATACACAGTTTAAatgtggacacccaagattagtgtcaacAATCCAGTATCTGATCAACTGtccctgagatatgacgttgagtaatgggcagaaaagtgtttttgcagttcATGACGTCACAGTAAAGATGACCTTTCACTTTTTGgatatataaaatgtcattacttgATATTTTCGTGGTATAAGACACATTTGTCATAAtaatgtatgaattcttgagatttttaaacaaaacaagaattcatacactaattacaACATTTCCAAACAATggccaaaacatatttttttagtggtcacagtgaccttgacatttggcCACCAAATTCTAACCAGTTCCTCGTTTCGTCCgaatggacatttgtgccaaagtcgaaaaaattctctcaaggcgttcatgagatatcgtgttcacaagaatggtaTGGACAGAGATATGTACGAACGgacaactagggctgccccgacagttgaccaaatgttagtcgaccagaaaggtcattagtcagcgagatttcattggttgcttagtcgcagaaaaaaagacaaaaatgtgaaattctattaggagctgcgccttgtcaaaattgATCAaaacctgcggttattccacaggctagttaataacacgtcaggcaggaaatccaaagtgtgggatcattttgagaaggtgaaggacgaacccaaggtgatatgtaaactcatcttcattggtcgactacaaacatgacgtatcatctgaaacatggaagtagctacatgcccattagcccacagcgtcattaacaggcggctcgctcagtgtgtgacgtgcacttgtagataaaatataggcctatattaatgaaggttcattagtacggttttgtatttctctgtaatgtagcacagtgttaacagtgttactgatactattctttctcacaccttcaactcaaaccattgtgttgccccgcccaaaatatatgaTCTAATAATATGGTAAACATGCAGGCGCCTAGTCGACTAATGACTCTAAATGACGACTAGTGGTCGACTAGAAAAATTCTTAAGTAAGGGGCAGCCCTATGGGCAACCCAAAAAAAATATGGATTAAATTACACCTGTTACACTACAGGTTATTAACCCATGAAGACCAATATGACATTTACATGTTAACCATCAAATTCAAAACACTAAATAAGTTTAACCTCCAACACTTTGCAGAAGTGACACAAATGTGTTTGATATCTCACCGTCTTGTAAAGCGGCCTCTGCCACACCAACTGGTTTTCTGTCCCCACAGAGGAAAGCTCCTGATTGGTCCGTAGGTGTGTTTGCTGAGAGCTCTATGTCGTCGTTGGAAGAATGAGGCTCCATGGAATCTGACTGCTCCGTCATGGAGTTGTCTGGAATCAGAGGTTTTGTTTAATGACTTAGCCAAAAAGATCTATTTTGTATCAGAAATATTGGCAGACAGTTTACATATTAAGAGCTGATGTTTATAATGTGGTTATTACCTGCATAGACATTGCTGCCAGTTGACACTGGGGATGCACTGCGCAGACTGGGGGAACTACTGAAAAAATACGCACGGTGGTGAGAATAAATGCATAGAGAGAAGTAcatgagaaaatgaaaacatctaATTAAGGCTCgggtatattttaaaaaattaaaataccaGTACCCTAAAAGTTACCCATAATGTTAATGGACTGTAGTAAAGCCATACTTTAGAACGTTTTAGTGGCATCTCAGCACGCTTAAGTGCTCACTCTGTCAACTACTCCGCACTCGACTTCACCACAACACCGATTATATGGGTTATAACTGCTGCTGCGGGAGTGTAAGCTCTTTGCCAGGGACAGTTAAGAGTccactgtaactataaaatgaaaggatgttttgctgcctctcacagcagctgtagtctgagaaaaaataacttgattccttgggccgactgccggcgacttttaaggtggaatgtttacttgtaaagttactcagtgcatgagttaaaggcgtgaatccatcagcacacctgaaatttcactgtgacaagtttgaccatcactttagtttttatatgacatacacttttagtaatgagtggatcttcaagcatttaaaaatatgtattaatttcGATGGGATtatatcccaatcctcacttggaggaaaaaaaaagcattgtggagcgtcgttcctgtgggctccggcaacactaaaaccctgagcttgcctgagaaggactaaatgcacaaacctgctatttttaaatatcctatggagagagactctcactgcagcctgttttattttgttctgaaaatgtcaccgtgcagcctcattctgtggacgataaatgaggtgtagactgataaaggaggaaatacagtgagtgctggacggagcagtgagtgacaacaaccccacccacatttaagggtactgtttgtggtggaaaccctagggtctaggtaccatgtctgaagggttacttctggttccaaaggtaccatactgaaagtgtttggaaGCAGGGCTAAAGTGAGAAGGctgactgttagcatcacacagctaacatcACCTAATGGTTATTAACAGGTTtgatgttagccactgctgctaTGTAAGCTTGTGCTAACTGACTGATCACtgagaggagagcagctcttgggacagcagcaacagaaatttTGCTGATCCAGCAAAGAGTCGGGATGGTCCCAGATAAAGCCCTGGCGCAAAGAGGATGTaatgcaggtattgtttgactggagacaTTTTGATACTACTTGGGTTATTGTGGTGAATACCTTACAGGATTCCAGAGCCAATAACCAACCCTACATCCACAAGTGTCTTAACAGTAACCTTCTGCCAAAGGATTCCTAACATGTCgctgtgtttattattcatAGACACAAGATTTACTCACGATAAAGGCATGGATCCATGATTGATCAGGGGTGACGAACCACCAGCCGATGAGATGGTCTTTTCAAGTGAATCTTTccagctgaaaaacaaaaacacaagtttctggaggctgaagaagagcatggaTGTTGGGTGAGTCTTCCTACCAGTTACAGAAAAGACCTTACGTGTTTTTCTCTGATGACGTCCCAGCCACCAGCTCATagatctgcctctctgtggtgCTGATGATGTAGAGGGCTCTGTTGTCTGGAGAGAAATCACAACATTAGATGCACATTTGATCACCAGACAAGCAGGAGAGAAATTAAGTGCTGCACAGTCCTACCTGTAGCCACCGAGCGGACCAGCAGAGAGTCCAGCTTCACAAGAGGGCTGAAGGAGGTCTTGCTGTCTCCGCTGCCTCCACCCAGCCAGCGGGATGGATACTTAAGCTGTAGCCGGTCGTCTGGGCCCCTCTGTAGAAGGACCAGgcagtctgacagcagcagcgcTTGAATCTCTGATGGAGGGATACGGAGACATGCGATTAAGAGGTATGAAACCAAACCGATGAGACTGTATGTATTTACACAAAGGTACTGACCGATCTGCTTGTCTTTGCTGACTTTCCACGTAAGAGGACCTTCATGAATCATTCTCTTGGTGGTGAGGTCCAGACTCTGTGAGAGACAAAAGTAAGCATACAAATTTTGGTCATCGCAATATGAACAATCTAAACCAGAAGAAAAGGACACAAAAAAGCTTAGCCAGCATAAACGATTCAACTACCTTGAATACAGGGGCAGCGTCCAGCCTGCGTTGGTATTGGCTGAGGCGTTGCCGTTGTTCTGTTTCACCGACAACCTCGTTAACGACCTGCAGTATCCCTCGGCAACAAGCCTGGGCGCGCTGAAGTGAGGGGAGGTCCGACGAACCAGCTAAACGAAAAAACAAGAATATTAAAAATCGCACTTTCTTGGCATTTGGTTTTCCTGTTCTTTTACAACACGTCTCTTGATTTCtcaccctctgtgtgtttaatgatgttGTCCAGCAGCAGGGGGTACTTAGTAAGTCTCTGCATCTCTGACACCAGCAGGTCTTTGAGCTGCAGCCTCCGACAGTGAGGACTCGCTTCGCACTCCTGGACAAATGTCAAACACGCATTAGAGCACGTGTGTGAATTCTGCAGATCCTTCATTGTCTTTTAATCTACATGGTGAATCATAGACACGGTGACATAAAAACCAATACCAACTACAGTCTAAAAAGTCACTCTTACATATTTATGaaacaatctttttttaaaaattattttttgggttttaatgacaggacagttcACACAGCGTCAAGGGggaagagaggggggatgacatgcagcaaagagccacaaGCTGGAATTGAACTTGCAGCCTCTGTGCATGGGGCACCCGCTCTCAGAGTATTTTAATCTCCTATGACACCGCTTGCAAATCACATGTGTTATATCCAAgtccttcttttctttccttctatattaaaaaaaaatcccaaataagtCCAGACGTTTGATTCAAACACAGATggcacatttctgatttctttctccggtgcctccatgtttgttttgataAACTTCCTGTCAAATGCTGCTGACTGGgtcctctgctgacctcaccaggtataacaaaaacatcagcaccatctagtggactgaaaaagcaactgattttattattgtagTACCAAAAGTTACATCAAAATACGTATTTGCAAAAATGACTTACGTTAAAAACATTGATACTTGTCGTCCATGTATTGATACAGTAACATGATACTATGCTGTACTGATTTTGCCCCCATGAATTTAagttttcacataaaaaaacaaacatctttaaaaaaaaccaccACATCTAAAGCCATTCACAACACATGTATAATTCCCTCTCCAATACCTATTGTACATTGCTGGGAAGACATCAACAAACTTCTCCTTCAACCAGCTGCATTTATTCAAGTTTATctccaaaattacatttgaacacaccaTTAGGACATTATAATATACCTTCAACCCAATAGTCATATTTGAagaatagagcttgaacgcatcatgaTATAACTCAATGCAACTCTGTTAGCTATTAGTTTCGGCCACTGGCTGCTACctgctaacgttaactagctctcctcaaGCCAATTccaaccaagtggcaacctcctgggctggaaaatgaagcgAACACGTAAGTACGGAAAACTGTatttctttgaatggccacttggcCATTGCGTCGTTTTATCCTGAATGTGTCCTGGGGAAGATATATGTTCATCCCAAGCAAAACTGTTGTGACATTGGAAAGACATCGACCACTGCCATCGGTGGATGTCATCCATTTGTCGATAGCCTGATATCAGTCGATACCGATGTTCAGCCAAtgaatcagtgcatccctaattcAAGCAAGAAACTTGCGTATGCCTGCTGTGATGATGACAAAAATAGACCTATAATAACTACTTACATAAAACTATAAAGTCCTCACTCCTACGCTGACTACAGAAATTACTGGTGTAAGCGATGTCTCCTGGAGCACGCTTGTGTTGAGCAGACGTTTGTGTGTTAGGAACAGAAGTGTGTGCGCATACCTGGATAATGTGAGCGAAGCGAGGGTCTTTACGCTTTTTGTTCTTAATCAGCTCCACGGCCTGAGACTGCTGGCTGCACAGCTGCGACGCGTGTTCCTGAAACTCGTCTCCGGCTGCACCTTCgaactgcaaacacacacaccgctGTTAACATACCAAATATACACGTATGCACATGAACACCTCATTCCTCTTGTAATGTGAAAGAACATGGAAGTGATGGCAGTGATTAGTTCACTCACCCTGGCCAGCATAACGTCCCCGATGTCCTGAACGATGGGAGTTTCTCTTCGCTTCTTCATCGCTTCGCACAGACTTGCTGCAAAGGAGTGACATAAACGCAACATTAAGACTGACATTAAAAGAACCTCAACATCTGTGGTCATCAGTTACATTATTTCAAATAgtaccagtaaaaaaaaatcataccttaaagacataaaaacacaaaaaattgtCCTAGTCTAGTAAAGCAATAATAACATACCATATATTCTCATGTTGGCTCTTTATTAAAGCCCAGAATACATACTGACTCAGTAAAGCTGCAGGCTCATATTGCACATAACAGTCACGACCTTCTCTTAGTATTTGCTtcacttattattatttacctAGCGACATACAGCCCTGAATACATGTTGACTCACATTACAACTCACTTTATTGTGCAAACAGAAAGAGCAGAAAGCAGTGACACTGTTACAAGAGGACAAAGTCACACACAGGAAAGGTCCCTAATTTCCAAAAAAAGCTCACTCTTTAAGTTCCTTTTGAAAATAACCTAAAATGGTCTTGACCATGGAAACAATTTCACATGAATCCACAGCCAAAAAAATTATACTTTTATCTGTAATTACAGcaaatacaaatactgtatgtgcagtCTAAAAGAGACCTGGAAATGatcatgatcacacacacacacacacacacacacacacacagactgaccgTGGAGTTCATAGACTTGGGGCAGGTTGGGGAAGATGCAGGCCAGCTCATCGGAGTTCAGCACAGACCTCATCTTCTGGAAAAATACCTGGTCTAGGACCCTCAAGGTCCGCAGGTGGGACACCTCAGTGGTGAATAGCTCTGATgatgaagagaagagaggaggaaacagggaGTGGTAATCAACACCAGTGTACTGCAAGCTGTCCTCTTAAAACATGTATGACACATATCAAAAGTGATGCCTAAATTTCTTGTTGTAGATTTCACATTAGTTGCCAGAGGACCAATAAAGGTTCAGGGCCAAAAGATAATTACTTCTGTCTAAATTTTAGCTGCAGAAATTTACAAGTCATCCATTTCTTAATAGCAGTGAAGCTCTCAATCAGAGTGCTCACACAGTTAACATTATCTGGCTGAAAGGACAGGTAGATTTGGGTGTCATCAGCGTAAAAGTGTAACGACACTCTCACTTGAAATGACTGATAAATAGTCATGCAGAAATGTTCATACACTTGGGCCTAGCAGGAATCATTAAGTCCATCACTCGTTTTTTCTTCAAAAACTGTAGAAATAACTAAACATAACTCGTCCCTCATTTTTTGCTCCGTGAAGCCGATCTATAGTTTCTCACTTGGCAGGTGGCTCAAGAAGATCATGACCTTTGGTGTCTAAAGTTATGAGTCTGAGCTTGGATAATGACACCTACTcaggcattgtgctgtgtggaTTAGAGACACATGATTTCTAAAATAAAGTTGTCTTACTCCTCTTcgtccttcttcttctccccccAAGATGCCCAGCCCCAATTCACCACTGCTGAAGCTATATTTTCCGCTGTTTGCTGTTAACGCGTGTGCAGAATTTGACTCCTACCATATATGACGGCCTGTCTGTCCACCTCCCTCGGACTGAGTGTGGCAAGGAGCTGCGGGGAAACGGTGTCCTGCCAGTTCTGACCATCGCACACCTCTTCCTCCAGCGCCGCAGCATCGGGCAGCAGGGCCAGCGGTGAGTCCACACTCCTACAGAGTCACGCGCACACATTAACATGGGAGGTGGGCCAACATGTGTATGGACAgacaaagaggaaaacaaacacttttcttaGTAACATGGCTGCTACAGAACAAATCTAACACTACAGGGAGACTTGAAACTAAAAGATGCTGAGAGTTTTGTATGTTGGAAAGAAGTCAGCCATCTTTATTTCTTATTCCCTGCCAGACAGTAACTTAAATCACTGATCATCTATGGGGATGACATTGAAACTCACCTGCGTCTAGACCGAGGGGTGTATGGGGGTGTAGGGTTCTCTAGAGacctgagtttgagagagagtgGAGACAGAGATGCCATGAGGTGAAAAGCTGCACTTCCAGGAGTAGAGTCCCGGGTGTTTGAGATAAAGGGGTGACTTTTGATTCTCTGAAGCTTATGTGATTATTTTATCCCTGCCTAAAGTATCTCAGTATCATCTCTAAGAAATTCCAGACGACACCAAAAGTAATAAAAGCATCTGTGTGAGAACACCCAAAGGAGTCCGGATTTGTGAATCTTTACCGTGCAGAGCTGCTGGATGCAGATGATGACGTGCTGTGCTGCAGTGGCCTGAGGCCTggcccctccctctcctccccacAGTCCTCCATGTCCACATCGCTACGAGAGCGAGGGACAGAATCCGTCCCTGAGACCACGCCCCGCCGGCGGCCTTCTCCCTGAGCCTTCAACGACTCGCTGCGTGCCAGACGCACGGAGATCGTGGGGCTGCAAGACAGAGCGTAGAGAAAACAGACTATCAA
Coding sequences within it:
- the arhgef11 gene encoding rho guanine nucleotide exchange factor 11 isoform X4, which codes for MSLRQPTSTLDRLSSLTIGDSERKSSATQQREPTVDFPAESTGTGLVQRCVVVQKDQLGFGFTVCGERVKLVQNVRPGGAAVKAGVQEGDRIIKVNGSLVSSMSHQEVVKLIKSGTYVALTLQGPPPSAASLPLEPLPTDLTPNQRTSLGGEAPPPPPPPLPSGLSSTPSQRITGPKPLQDPEVQKHATQILRKMLEQEEAELQELMEEQLRNPSSSLGERIESAKRRAHQVRVKIQQDLEGTRSECATSYVIAGEGRLSMDSSEGDNEAFESPHSSPSSSFRTPHHRRQNSDTHTLSDSGGKAQIIGPEEEDEEDDGYAFNEMDGPFQDIELLKTRPAHMAVFMRYVFTQLLDPNPLLFYLSVEAYLGSSPKDARALAPQICSHYLDPDAPLKIKVREEYLTDIESRLHAQEDIRGPLSELQQQVLPDIQYQIQDYRNKQMMGLGSLFGEGDLQQLDGDPVKERQVVDRQVTALWEILSKHEEDRSSPLASAVHLYLRHSGIKLRDSKVFPGLSTEKEKWLAFLKTKKLSGTKKEKDGEDKKRNPILKYIGKPRTTSQSTFHVPLSPTEVRPGSVRNIIQQFENHTETGEEGGDAADPQRLSTSSLGEDSMDSPTISVRLARSESLKAQGEGRRRGVVSGTDSVPRSRSDVDMEDCGEEREGPGLRPLQHSTSSSASSSSARSVDSPLALLPDAAALEEEVCDGQNWQDTVSPQLLATLSPREVDRQAVIYELFTTEVSHLRTLRVLDQVFFQKMRSVLNSDELACIFPNLPQVYELHASLCEAMKKRRETPIVQDIGDVMLARFEGAAGDEFQEHASQLCSQQSQAVELIKNKKRKDPRFAHIIQECEASPHCRRLQLKDLLVSEMQRLTKYPLLLDNIIKHTEAGSSDLPSLQRAQACCRGILQVVNEVVGETEQRQRLSQYQRRLDAAPVFKSLDLTTKRMIHEGPLTWKVSKDKQIEIQALLLSDCLVLLQRGPDDRLQLKYPSRWLGGGSGDSKTSFSPLVKLDSLLVRSVATDNRALYIISTTERQIYELVAGTSSEKNTWKDSLEKTISSAGGSSPLINHGSMPLSSSPSLRSASPVSTGSNVYADNSMTEQSDSMEPHSSNDDIELSANTPTDQSGAFLCGDRKPVGVAEAALQDVETLRQLILRDLEEDGWSHDSDDTPTNETANERSSFTERQRPESLETVLNFSTNEWEADPEEVPPPEAEQPSIQVVRKAVVAGPSSSSSVPDDITADVTLPSDQSSKPRGEATTQGNTFYLVMPTEQGETTTDDLNDPPTPTASHFPQPLEEVISPQTQPEEETPTCGPESSQSEAMQPEQEEETGQSQAGHQSHVIKNVDEIFLTIEGLTSKLRQLKEIEKSHHKLLKTLREPFVNQESEDQQCHSATVSRTPSLDRGSGDGKEGSPAEPKIQSTGF
- the arhgef11 gene encoding rho guanine nucleotide exchange factor 11 isoform X3, whose product is MSLRQPTSTLDRLSSLTIGDSERKSSATQQREPTVDFPAESTGTGLVQRCVVVQKDQLGFGFTVCGERVKLVQNVRPGGAAVKAGVQEGDRIIKVNGSLVSSMSHQEVVKLIKSGTYVALTLQGPPPSAASLPLEPLPTDLTPNQRTSLGGEAPPPPPPPLPSGLSSTPSQRITGPKPLQDPEVQKHATQILRKMLEQEEAELQELMEEQLRNPSSSLGERIESAKRRAHQVRVKIQQDLEGTRSECATSYVIAGEGRLSMDSSEGDNEAFESPHSSPSSSFRTPHHRRQNSDTHTLSDSGGKAQIIGPEEEDEEDDGYAFNEMDGPFQDIELLKTRPAHMAVFMRYVFTQLLDPNPLLFYLSVEAYLGSSPKDARALAPQICSHYLDPDAPLKIKVREEYLTDIESRLHAQEDIRGPLSELQQQVLPDIQYQIQDYRNKQMMGLGSLFGEGDLQQLDGDPVKERQVVDRQVTALWEILSKHEEDRSSPLASAVHLYLRHSGIKLRDSKVFPGLSTEKEKWLAFLKTKKLSGTKKEKDGEDKKRNPILKYIGKPRTTSQSIRPGSVRNIIQQFENHTETGEEGGDAADPQRLSTSSLGEDSMDSPTISVRLARSESLKAQGEGRRRGVVSGTDSVPRSRSDVDMEDCGEEREGPGLRPLQHSTSSSASSSSARSLENPTPPYTPRSRRRSVDSPLALLPDAAALEEEVCDGQNWQDTVSPQLLATLSPREVDRQAVIYELFTTEVSHLRTLRVLDQVFFQKMRSVLNSDELACIFPNLPQVYELHASLCEAMKKRRETPIVQDIGDVMLARFEGAAGDEFQEHASQLCSQQSQAVELIKNKKRKDPRFAHIIQECEASPHCRRLQLKDLLVSEMQRLTKYPLLLDNIIKHTEAGSSDLPSLQRAQACCRGILQVVNEVVGETEQRQRLSQYQRRLDAAPVFKSLDLTTKRMIHEGPLTWKVSKDKQIEIQALLLSDCLVLLQRGPDDRLQLKYPSRWLGGGSGDSKTSFSPLVKLDSLLVRSVATDNRALYIISTTERQIYELVAGTSSEKNTWKDSLEKTISSAGGSSPLINHGSMPLSSSPSLRSASPVSTGSNVYADNSMTEQSDSMEPHSSNDDIELSANTPTDQSGAFLCGDRKPVGVAEAALQDVETLRQLILRDLEEDGWSHDSDDTPTNETANERSSFTERQRPESLETVLNFSTNEWEADPEEVPPPEAEQPSIQVVRKAVVAGPSSSSSVPDDITADVTLPSDQSSKPRGEATTQGNTFYLVMPTEQGETTTDDLNDPPTPTASHFPQPLEEVISPQTQPEEETPTCGPESSQSEAMQPEQEEETGQSQAGHQSHVIKNVDEIFLTIEGLTSKLRQLKEIEKSHHKLLKTLREPFVNQESEDQQCHSATVSRTPSLDRGSGDGKEGSPAEPKIQSTGF